The DNA region TTTATTTGGCAGCCTCCCCATTTTTATGCACTTGCAATGAGAAGGGTAGAAGAGTATCGTGCTGCGGGTATACCAATGCTGCCGGTAGTAAAGGGCTTTAAAACAACCAAGAAACATATTTTACTTTGGGTGGCAGCACTATTGCCAACCCCAATTTTACTGACCTCATTAGGCATCCCATTTCTAATACTTGCAACTGTATTAAATATCGGTTGGTTGGCATTAGGAATTTATGGATATAAGATCAAAGATGATATTAAGTGGGCAAAGCTAATGTTTGTGTACTCATTGCAATATTTGACAATTATATTTGTAGCGATGGTCATTGTTACTTTAGTTTAGCTTTGTCTGGATGTTCTTTTAGATGAAAGGAATATTCTACATACATTTTTGATCAAGCATAATAAACAAAATTATTAGTGAAAGAGGGGTTTGATGAAGCTATGAAAAGGCTTGAAAAATTGCGCTTGATTTCGATGTTTGCGATTCTAACGCTTATACTTTCCGGTTGTGGTAAACCATACTTGTCCGCGTTAAGGCCAGCGGGAGAGGCAGCTGACATTCAATACGATTTAATGAAGTTAAGCACATTAATAATGGTTGGGGTCATTATTATTGTTATGGTAATTTTCTTAATAGTTATGTTTAAGTTTAAAAGAAAGGACGAAAAGATCCCTAAACAAGTGGAAGGTAGCCACAAATTAGAGATTATTTGGACTACTGTTCCCATTCTTTTACTTCTAATCCTTGCAGTTCCAACTGTATCTGCTACTTTTAAGCTAGCAGATGTATCACCGATGAATAATAAAGACTCTGATGCATTAGTTATTAATGTTAGAGCAAATCTATACTGGTGGGAATTTGAATATCCTAATCAGAAAATAGTTACAGGCCAAGACTTGGTTGTTCCAACAGACGAGAGAGTATATTTTAATTTAAAAGCTTCTGATGTAAAACATTCATTCTGGATTCCTGCAGTAGGTGGAAAGCTAGACAATAATACTGAGAATGTTAATAAATTTTGGTTAGAGTTTGATAGTAAGAGATCAGATGAGGCCGGTAATTTATTCTATGGTAAGTGTGCTGAACTTTGTGGACCATCACATGCGTTAATGGACTTTAAAGTAAAGGCAATGAGCCGCGCCGACTTTGATGGTTGGATTACGGCAATGCAAAATGTAAAGGAACCGAAGCAAGCTGAGACCGAATTGGCACAACAAGGTCAAGAAATCTTTAATCAAAGCTGTGTCAGCTGTCATGCTGTCACTCCTGCGAACACAACAAATGAGGCAGCTAGACTTGCTCCAAACTTAACGAACTTTGGTGACCGTTCACGCATTGCTGGTGTATTGGATCACAGTGAGGAAGATTTGAAAAACTGGATACGTACTCCAGATAAATATAAGCCAGGCAATAAAATGACGAATACTTATACACTTTCTGAAGATCCAGTTGAACGAGAAAAACAACTTGATGCTTTATCAGAATATTTAATGGGATTAAAAGTTCAGGAATAAAAGGGGAATATGGTGAAAGGGAGGTAAAACTTGTGAGTACCTACGCTCAAAAAAAAGGATTCGGAGCGACTATATGGGATTTTCTAACGACAGTCGACCATAAAAAAATCGCGATTCTTTATCTTATTGCAGGTGGATTTTTCTTCCTAGTCGGCGGGCTTGAGGCAGTTTTTATCCGCATCCAACTTGCAATACCAAACAACGACTTTGTAAGTGCAGGATTATTTAATGAAATTATTACTATGCATGGAACAACGATGATTTTCCTTGCAGCTATGCCGCTAGTATTTGCGTTTATGAATGCGGTTATGCCTTTACAAATTGGTGCCCGTGATGTGGCCTTCCCTTTTGTAAATGCGTTGGGATTTTGGCTCTTCTTCTTCGGAGGAGTTTTCCTAAACCTATCATGGTTTTTTGATGGGGCACCTGATGCGGGTTGGACATCTTACGCCTCATTAGCAATGGCTTCAAAGGGTCATGGCGTAGATTTTTACGTATTAGGATTACAGATATCTGGTTTGGGGACACTTATTGGCGGTATTAATTTCTTGGTGACGATTGTTACTATGCGTGCACCAGGAATGACGTATATGAGAATGCCGTTATTTACATGGACCACATTTGTAACTTCAGCACTAATTTTATTTGCTTTCCCTCCATTAACAGTTGGTCTTGTCTTAATGATGTTTGACCGTATGTTTGGTTCAAACTTCTTTGACATTACAATGGGTGGAAATACGGTAATATGGGAACATTTATTTTGGATTTTTGGACACCCTGAAGTATATATTTTAATACTTCCTGCGTTTGGTATTTTCTCGGAAATTTTTCCAATGTTCTCTAGAAAACGATTATTTGGTTACTCTTCCATGGTATTTGCGACTGTATTAATTGGTTTCTTAGGATTCATGGTTTGGGCCCACCATATGTTCACGACAGGATTAGGTCCAGTAGCAAATGCAATTTTTGCTGTAGCAACGATGGCGATTGGTGTTCCAACTGGGATTAAGATTTTTAACTGGTTATTAACGATGTGGGGTGGCAGTGTTAAGTTTACTACTCCAATGCATTATGCATTTGCATTCATTCCATCTTTTGTTGCCGGTGGGGTAACAGGGGTAATGCTTGCATCTGCACCAGCAGATTATCAATATCATGATACGTATTTCGTTGTAGCTCACTTCCATTACGTTATCGTTGGTGGTGTGGTATTTGCGATTCTTGCTGGTACACATCTATATTGGCCGAAGATATTTGGAACAATGTTAAATGAAACGTTAGGAAAGATTACTTTCTGGCTATTCTTTATCGGGTTCCACATGACATTCTTTATTCAGCACTTCTTAGGTCTTTGGGGTATGCCACGGCGCGTGTTTACCTTCCTTCCAGGCCAAGGCTTTGAGTTATCCAATCTGATAAGCTCTTTGGGTGCTGCATTTATGTCATTAGGTGTACTTGTACTTCTGTACAACGTCATTATGACATCTGTAAAAAATGTAAGAGTAGGAAATGATCCATGGGGAGATGGCAGAACACTTGAGTGGTCACTACCATCACCGCCTCCTTTCTATAACTTTAAGCAGTTACCGCTTGTGCGCGGATTAGATGCCTATTGGCTAGAAAAAATGGATGGCAAAAAAGGTATGACGCCTGCTGAACCACTAGGTGATATCCATATGCCAAATTCATCTTTCTTACCATTTATGATAGCATTCGGTTTATTCGTTGCTGCATTTGGTGCATTGTTTAATATGGATGACAAGGCATGGTCAATACCTGTTATAATACTTGGACTATTAATCACTTTTGGTTCCATGTTCCTGCGTTCTGTTAAAGACGATCATGGCTTCCACATTCATAAAGAAGACTTAATGGAAGATGATAATGATAAGGGGGTTAAGGCATAATGCACGTGGAAGAAAAATTAACCTATGAAACGTGGCCGGCTGAGCCTGAAAAAGCGACCCTTGAGGCAAAAAATAAATTTTTAGGTTTTTGGTTCTTTTTAGGGGGAGAGACAGTTCTTTTTGCTTCTCTCTTTGCCACTTACCTTGCTCTGAAAGATAAAGTGCCAGATACTACACATACGCTAGCGAAGGATTTATTTGACCTTCCATTAACATTTGTAGCAACCATGCTGTTATTAACTAGTTCATTAACAAGTGTTTATGCAATGTACCACATGAAAAACTTTAATTCTAAGAAAATGATGTTATGGTTAGGACTAACTGTATTATTAGGTGCAGCTTTCCTTGGATTAGAGGTATATGAGTTCTACCATTATGTTCATGAGTATGGACACACCTTTACAAGCAGTGCTTTTGGATCTGCATTCTATACTTTAGTAGGCTTCCATGGAGCACACGTTGCCTTCGGACTTATGTGGATCTTAACGTTAATGATTCGCAATTCTAAGCGTGGATTAGACCTGTATAATGCACCAAAGTTCTATATAGCAAGTCTCTATTGGCACTTCATCGATGTTGTATGGGTTTTCATCTTTACAGTAGTTTATTTAATGGGGATGGTGGGATAAACTGATGACAAATCAACAATTAAATTCAGGTAACCCAAGAGTTGACATTGAATATCGCCGCAGAAAAAGCGCAGAGGAAATGAGACACCAGGTAGTTTCATTTGCCCTAATGATATTCTTAACGTTAATTGCTTTTGCAGCTGTTGCTATTAAAGGATTTTCAGCGTGGTTTATCGTTCCGTTTATCCTTTTATTAGCGGTTATTCAAGTGATTTTTCAATTGTATTATTTTATGCATATGAG from Neobacillus sp. FSL H8-0543 includes:
- the coxB gene encoding cytochrome c oxidase subunit II, with protein sequence MKRLEKLRLISMFAILTLILSGCGKPYLSALRPAGEAADIQYDLMKLSTLIMVGVIIIVMVIFLIVMFKFKRKDEKIPKQVEGSHKLEIIWTTVPILLLLILAVPTVSATFKLADVSPMNNKDSDALVINVRANLYWWEFEYPNQKIVTGQDLVVPTDERVYFNLKASDVKHSFWIPAVGGKLDNNTENVNKFWLEFDSKRSDEAGNLFYGKCAELCGPSHALMDFKVKAMSRADFDGWITAMQNVKEPKQAETELAQQGQEIFNQSCVSCHAVTPANTTNEAARLAPNLTNFGDRSRIAGVLDHSEEDLKNWIRTPDKYKPGNKMTNTYTLSEDPVEREKQLDALSEYLMGLKVQE
- a CDS encoding cytochrome (ubi)quinol oxidase subunit III encodes the protein MHVEEKLTYETWPAEPEKATLEAKNKFLGFWFFLGGETVLFASLFATYLALKDKVPDTTHTLAKDLFDLPLTFVATMLLLTSSLTSVYAMYHMKNFNSKKMMLWLGLTVLLGAAFLGLEVYEFYHYVHEYGHTFTSSAFGSAFYTLVGFHGAHVAFGLMWILTLMIRNSKRGLDLYNAPKFYIASLYWHFIDVVWVFIFTVVYLMGMVG
- the ctaD gene encoding cytochrome c oxidase subunit I; its protein translation is MSTYAQKKGFGATIWDFLTTVDHKKIAILYLIAGGFFFLVGGLEAVFIRIQLAIPNNDFVSAGLFNEIITMHGTTMIFLAAMPLVFAFMNAVMPLQIGARDVAFPFVNALGFWLFFFGGVFLNLSWFFDGAPDAGWTSYASLAMASKGHGVDFYVLGLQISGLGTLIGGINFLVTIVTMRAPGMTYMRMPLFTWTTFVTSALILFAFPPLTVGLVLMMFDRMFGSNFFDITMGGNTVIWEHLFWIFGHPEVYILILPAFGIFSEIFPMFSRKRLFGYSSMVFATVLIGFLGFMVWAHHMFTTGLGPVANAIFAVATMAIGVPTGIKIFNWLLTMWGGSVKFTTPMHYAFAFIPSFVAGGVTGVMLASAPADYQYHDTYFVVAHFHYVIVGGVVFAILAGTHLYWPKIFGTMLNETLGKITFWLFFIGFHMTFFIQHFLGLWGMPRRVFTFLPGQGFELSNLISSLGAAFMSLGVLVLLYNVIMTSVKNVRVGNDPWGDGRTLEWSLPSPPPFYNFKQLPLVRGLDAYWLEKMDGKKGMTPAEPLGDIHMPNSSFLPFMIAFGLFVAAFGALFNMDDKAWSIPVIILGLLITFGSMFLRSVKDDHGFHIHKEDLMEDDNDKGVKA
- the ctaF gene encoding cytochrome c oxidase subunit IVB → MTNQQLNSGNPRVDIEYRRRKSAEEMRHQVVSFALMIFLTLIAFAAVAIKGFSAWFIVPFILLLAVIQVIFQLYYFMHMSHKGHEAPSLFLYAGLFVGLVTVLAFVTIIWW